One window of Jannaschia sp. CCS1 genomic DNA carries:
- a CDS encoding AMP-binding protein, whose protein sequence is MRAGFAWDIPSRLNIAEICCDRWTRRDPDRLAVRHVGPPDEDWTYGQLKAASDSLATVLAARGVRRGDRVAILMPQNPRVLVAHLAAFKLGAISLPLFTLFGEDALAYRLTDSGAKAVIVDAAVEDRLRAVTDAPIVLSTAARSGHMSLDDAMAQPSAMQPVETLADDPAVMIYTSGTTGDPKGVLHAHRFLYGHLPCMELSQGGFPEPGDIGWTPADWAWIGGLMDMAMPCLFYGVPLLSHRFAKFDPDAAFALMAREGVTNSFLPPTALRLMRDTAPPGDLRLRAIGSGGEALGADLLDWGRDTLGCPINEFYGQTEANLVLAACDGPMTRQPGAMGLPVPGHEVALLGSDDAPVARGAVGEVCVKAPDPVMMLRYWNKPEATAAKIVNGWLRTGDLATQDAGGQFTFHARDDDVITSAGYRIGPVEIEQALCTHPDVTLAAVVGEPDPIRTEAIVAHVVLRPGADTSDIERTLKDLVRTRASAHMVPRKITLTDNLPMTTTGKILRRALR, encoded by the coding sequence ATGCGCGCGGGCTTCGCGTGGGACATCCCCTCGCGGCTCAACATCGCAGAGATATGCTGTGACCGCTGGACGCGCAGGGATCCCGACAGGCTGGCGGTGCGCCATGTCGGCCCGCCCGATGAGGATTGGACCTATGGGCAGCTGAAAGCGGCCTCCGACAGCCTCGCCACTGTCCTGGCGGCGCGCGGGGTCCGGCGGGGGGACCGCGTGGCGATCCTTATGCCGCAGAATCCCCGGGTGCTGGTGGCGCATCTGGCGGCGTTCAAGCTGGGGGCGATTTCGCTGCCCCTGTTCACCTTGTTTGGCGAGGATGCCCTGGCCTACCGGTTGACTGACAGCGGCGCGAAGGCGGTGATCGTGGACGCGGCAGTGGAGGATAGGCTGCGGGCGGTCACGGATGCGCCCATCGTCCTGTCGACCGCCGCGCGCTCCGGTCACATGTCCCTGGACGACGCCATGGCGCAGCCGTCCGCGATGCAGCCGGTCGAGACGCTGGCCGACGATCCCGCTGTGATGATCTACACCTCCGGCACGACCGGGGACCCCAAGGGCGTGCTGCACGCGCATCGGTTCCTTTACGGCCACCTCCCCTGCATGGAGCTGAGCCAGGGCGGGTTCCCCGAACCGGGTGATATCGGCTGGACCCCGGCCGATTGGGCGTGGATCGGCGGGCTGATGGATATGGCGATGCCGTGCCTCTTCTACGGGGTGCCGCTCCTGTCGCACAGGTTCGCGAAGTTTGACCCGGATGCCGCTTTCGCCCTGATGGCGCGGGAGGGGGTGACGAACAGTTTTCTGCCCCCGACCGCGCTTCGCCTGATGCGCGACACCGCGCCGCCCGGGGACCTGCGCCTGCGCGCCATCGGATCGGGCGGGGAGGCATTGGGCGCCGATCTGCTGGATTGGGGCCGAGACACACTCGGGTGCCCGATCAACGAATTCTACGGCCAGACGGAGGCGAACCTTGTGCTGGCCGCCTGCGACGGCCCGATGACGCGCCAACCGGGCGCCATGGGCCTGCCCGTCCCGGGGCACGAGGTGGCGCTTCTCGGTTCAGACGATGCGCCCGTCGCCCGGGGCGCGGTGGGAGAGGTCTGTGTCAAAGCCCCCGATCCGGTCATGATGCTGCGCTATTGGAACAAGCCTGAGGCGACCGCCGCCAAGATCGTCAACGGCTGGCTGCGGACCGGCGACCTTGCCACGCAGGATGCAGGCGGGCAGTTCACGTTCCACGCCCGCGATGATGACGTGATCACGTCGGCTGGCTACCGTATCGGCCCGGTGGAGATCGAGCAGGCGCTGTGCACCCACCCCGATGTGACCCTCGCCGCTGTGGTGGGAGAGCCGGACCCGATCCGGACCGAGGCCATCGTGGCCCATGTCGTCCTGCGCCCCGGCGCGGACACGTCCGATATTGAACGCACGCTGAAGGATCTCGTCCGAACCCGCGCCTCCGCCCATATGGTGCCGCGCAAGATCACCCTTACCGATAACTTGCCGATGACAACGACGGGCAAGATCCTCCGCCGGGCGTTGCGGTAA
- a CDS encoding Re/Si-specific NAD(P)(+) transhydrogenase subunit alpha, with product MKIGTPKEIEAGEARVAMTPDSATQLQKLGYECVIEAGAGAQAGFSDAAYKEAGVEVVKTGAALWKAADIVAKVRPPTPAETKKLRQGQLLISFFYPGQNEKGMEAARKQGGNVIAMDMVPRISRAQKMDALSSMANIAGYRAVIEAGNNFGRFFTGQITAAGKVPPAKVLVVGAGVAGLAAIGTSTSLGAITYAFDVRPEVAEQVESMGAEFVFLDFEEEQQDGSSTGGYASVSSPEFAAAQLAKFRELAPDIDIVITTALIPGRDAPELWTEDMVAAMKPGSVIVDLAAERGGNCKLTVKDEKIVTDNGVTIIGYTDFPSRMSAQSSTLYATNIRHMMADLTPEKDGTVNHDMEDDVIRGATAVFAEEITFPPPPPKVAAIAAKPKAAPVPELTPEEKRAAEVAAFKAQTKTQVGLIGIGAILLLSVGLIAPASFMQHFIVFILSVFIGFQVIWNVAHSLHTPLMAVTNAISSIVILGALIQIGSSSILITILAAAGIFMASINIFGGFLVTRRMLAMFQKS from the coding sequence ATGAAAATCGGAACGCCGAAAGAGATCGAGGCTGGGGAAGCGCGGGTGGCGATGACGCCGGATTCTGCCACTCAGCTGCAGAAACTTGGATATGAGTGTGTGATCGAGGCCGGCGCAGGGGCCCAGGCCGGATTTTCGGACGCGGCCTACAAGGAGGCGGGCGTTGAGGTGGTGAAAACCGGCGCGGCGCTGTGGAAGGCGGCGGATATCGTCGCCAAGGTGCGCCCCCCCACTCCGGCGGAGACCAAGAAGCTGCGCCAGGGGCAGTTGCTGATCAGCTTCTTCTACCCCGGCCAGAACGAGAAAGGCATGGAAGCCGCGCGCAAGCAGGGCGGCAATGTGATCGCGATGGACATGGTGCCACGGATCAGCCGCGCCCAGAAGATGGACGCGCTATCGTCGATGGCCAATATCGCAGGCTACCGCGCCGTGATCGAGGCGGGCAACAACTTTGGCCGCTTCTTTACCGGTCAGATCACCGCCGCCGGCAAGGTGCCGCCCGCCAAGGTTCTGGTGGTGGGCGCAGGCGTTGCGGGCCTTGCGGCCATCGGCACGTCCACGTCTTTGGGTGCGATCACCTACGCCTTCGACGTGCGCCCGGAAGTGGCCGAACAGGTCGAGTCGATGGGAGCGGAGTTTGTCTTCCTCGATTTCGAGGAAGAGCAGCAGGACGGCTCCTCCACCGGAGGCTACGCCTCGGTGTCCTCGCCGGAATTCGCTGCCGCTCAATTGGCCAAGTTCCGCGAATTGGCCCCTGATATCGACATCGTCATCACCACGGCGCTGATCCCCGGACGCGATGCGCCGGAATTGTGGACCGAAGACATGGTCGCGGCGATGAAGCCCGGCTCGGTCATCGTGGACCTGGCCGCAGAGCGGGGCGGCAATTGCAAGCTGACCGTCAAGGACGAGAAGATCGTCACCGACAATGGCGTCACGATCATCGGCTACACCGATTTCCCAAGCCGGATGTCTGCGCAATCCTCCACGCTTTACGCCACCAACATCCGCCACATGATGGCTGACCTGACGCCTGAAAAGGACGGTACGGTCAATCACGACATGGAAGATGACGTGATCCGGGGTGCCACGGCGGTCTTTGCGGAGGAAATCACCTTCCCGCCGCCGCCGCCCAAGGTTGCGGCCATCGCGGCCAAGCCCAAAGCGGCCCCGGTCCCGGAACTGACGCCCGAGGAGAAACGCGCCGCTGAAGTGGCCGCCTTCAAGGCGCAGACCAAAACGCAGGTGGGCCTGATCGGCATCGGTGCGATCCTGCTTCTCAGCGTCGGCCTGATCGCGCCCGCCAGCTTCATGCAGCATTTCATCGTGTTCATCCTGTCGGTCTTCATCGGCTTCCAGGTGATCTGGAACGTTGCCCATTCGTTGCACACGCCGCTAATGGCGGTCACGAATGCGATTTCCAGCATCGTGATCCTGGGCGCGTTGATCCAGATCGGGTCCAGTTCAATCCTGATCACGATCCTCGCGGCCGCTGGCATTTTCATGGCTTCCATCAACATCTTTGGCGGCTTCCTCGTGACACGGCGCATGCTCGCCATGTTCCAGAAATCGTAA
- a CDS encoding SDR family NAD(P)-dependent oxidoreductase, producing the protein MEHKDRHAIVTGGGTGIGLGIALALAGAGAQVTITGRDERRLASVAAMHPRLHALGMDVSSEASVRDGVDQAADARGPVSICIANAGIAEPASFRSETLAHWRETMTTNLDGVFLTFQAALSTLGREEWGRMIAISSIAGLRGLKGASAYTASKHGVIGLVRALSEEHLGAEITFNAICPGYVDTPIVDRNAEQIAKSQKMSAEDARDLLARGNRHKRLLGTDEVTATALWLCSSAARSVNGQSIQIAGGQVS; encoded by the coding sequence ATGGAGCATAAGGATCGTCATGCCATCGTGACAGGCGGCGGCACGGGCATCGGGTTGGGGATCGCGCTGGCGCTGGCGGGTGCGGGCGCGCAGGTGACAATCACCGGGCGTGATGAACGGCGGCTGGCCTCGGTGGCCGCGATGCACCCCCGCCTGCACGCCCTTGGAATGGATGTCTCGTCCGAGGCATCCGTGCGCGATGGCGTCGATCAGGCCGCAGACGCGCGGGGCCCGGTCTCCATTTGCATCGCCAATGCCGGTATCGCCGAACCCGCCTCGTTCCGGTCCGAGACGCTGGCCCATTGGCGCGAAACCATGACCACAAACCTCGATGGCGTGTTTTTGACGTTTCAGGCCGCGCTCAGCACGTTGGGGCGCGAAGAATGGGGGCGGATGATCGCCATTTCCTCCATCGCGGGCCTGCGGGGCTTGAAGGGCGCGTCTGCCTACACGGCCTCCAAACACGGGGTGATCGGGCTGGTGCGCGCCTTGTCCGAAGAACATCTGGGCGCAGAGATCACCTTTAACGCCATCTGTCCCGGCTATGTCGACACGCCCATCGTGGACCGCAATGCCGAACAAATCGCCAAATCCCAGAAGATGAGCGCCGAGGACGCCCGCGATCTGCTGGCCCGCGGTAACCGTCACAAGCGCCTGCTCGGCACCGATGAGGTGACCGCCACCGCCCTGTGGCTGTGTTCGTCCGCCGCGCGCAGTGTGAACGGGCAATCGATCCAGATCGCGGGCGGTCAGGTCTCGTGA
- a CDS encoding NAD(P)/FAD-dependent oxidoreductase: MTFPFRAADLVHAPITFNDDLPDAVDLAVIGGGVLGISTALFAARAGLSVVVLEKGRVAAEQSGRNWGWIRVQGRDEAEIPIALEAQELWQQLDAHAQGRLGLRQVGVTYFARDMKALAGYQKWVEMARPYGVSSHIMTRDKLLEVLGHPVGPWVGGLHTPTDMKAEPWVAVPELARMAQSDGAMLRENCAVRTLDIEAGRVTGVVTEAGRVKAGQVVLTRGSWSSLFLRRHGVDIPQLSVRSTAMATGPLPQVLNTAAVDDRLAMRPRADGGYTLAPAAFGELFTGPDALRHLRHYLPLALTGEFEIYLRGPAPDGYPDAWRTARTWSADHRTPFEKMRVLDPQPSIAKVSEIKRRFAQAYPQLGHVRTRAAWAGMIDVLPDVVPVVDHVAKLPGLIVATGMCGHGFGIGPAFGRILADMVQGNATGQDLSRFGMARFADGSRLRPGPNL, translated from the coding sequence ATGACCTTCCCCTTCCGCGCCGCTGATCTGGTCCACGCGCCGATCACGTTCAACGATGACCTGCCCGATGCCGTCGACCTTGCGGTGATCGGCGGCGGCGTCCTCGGCATCTCGACCGCGCTGTTCGCGGCGCGCGCGGGACTATCGGTTGTGGTGCTGGAAAAGGGCCGCGTGGCGGCAGAGCAATCGGGCCGCAATTGGGGATGGATCCGCGTTCAGGGCCGTGATGAGGCAGAGATCCCCATCGCGCTGGAGGCGCAGGAGCTTTGGCAACAACTCGACGCCCACGCGCAGGGCAGGTTGGGCCTGCGGCAGGTCGGCGTCACCTACTTTGCCCGCGATATGAAGGCGTTGGCGGGCTATCAGAAATGGGTCGAGATGGCGCGACCCTACGGCGTGTCCTCCCACATCATGACCCGCGACAAGCTGTTGGAGGTGTTGGGCCACCCCGTCGGCCCCTGGGTTGGCGGGCTGCACACGCCCACCGATATGAAGGCCGAACCCTGGGTCGCGGTGCCGGAATTGGCGCGGATGGCCCAGTCCGACGGCGCGATGTTGCGCGAGAATTGCGCCGTGCGCACGCTGGATATCGAGGCGGGGCGCGTCACCGGCGTGGTGACCGAGGCCGGGCGCGTGAAGGCGGGGCAGGTGGTGCTGACCCGAGGGTCATGGTCGTCGCTGTTCCTGCGGCGGCACGGCGTGGACATCCCGCAATTGTCCGTGCGCTCCACCGCGATGGCCACGGGGCCCCTTCCACAAGTCCTGAACACGGCGGCTGTCGATGACCGCCTTGCCATGCGGCCCCGTGCGGACGGTGGCTACACGCTTGCGCCCGCCGCTTTTGGTGAGCTGTTCACAGGCCCCGACGCCCTGCGCCATCTGCGCCATTACCTGCCCCTGGCCCTGACCGGAGAGTTTGAGATTTACCTGCGTGGCCCCGCGCCAGACGGCTACCCCGATGCCTGGCGCACGGCCCGGACATGGTCCGCTGACCACCGCACACCGTTTGAAAAGATGCGCGTGCTGGACCCGCAGCCAAGCATCGCCAAGGTGTCCGAGATCAAGCGCCGTTTCGCGCAAGCCTACCCGCAACTGGGCCACGTCCGGACAAGGGCCGCCTGGGCGGGTATGATCGACGTGCTCCCCGATGTGGTGCCGGTCGTGGACCATGTGGCCAAACTGCCCGGCCTGATCGTGGCGACGGGCATGTGTGGCCACGGTTTCGGGATCGGCCCCGCGTTCGGGCGCATTCTGGCGGATATGGTGCAGGGCAATGCGACGGGCCAGGACCTCAGCCGCTTTGGCATGGCGCGTTTCGCGGACGGCTCCAGATTGCGGCCCGGACCGAACCTCTGA
- a CDS encoding DUF3422 family protein: MPLKDHPLRYQLANELHARPFPTLECPGQAVYLAIKQPKESAKRDRALDRAHLLALLDRFGAQHPSPDATHYFAKLGLFHLKWESHTEFVTYTAFMENGVDRPFDPAAWDVFPDDWLEEAPGVRITSAHIRFANAPRDEDAITDQIKEWFVPESLAASRVLDDTAIIAGDFRIDTAGHMRFAVFTNPDTGNRRIGRIVQRICEIETYKAMSMLGLPRARTISHRMGEIDATLSALVSDLSGDLTKPDETLSALLTAAAELEQLQTESAFRFGATGAYEALVNQRIEVLREDRFRGRQTFGEFMMRRFDPAMRTVKATERRLQSMTDRAIRAGDLLRTRVDVDRSAQNQQLLESMDARSDLQLRLQKTVEGLSIVAISYYAVSLAGYVLAPLADPLGVDEAILTAMAVLPVVTVVWMALRAIRRSIEK; encoded by the coding sequence ATGCCGTTGAAAGACCACCCGCTCCGCTATCAGCTGGCCAATGAGCTGCATGCCCGCCCCTTTCCGACATTGGAATGCCCGGGACAGGCGGTCTATCTGGCGATCAAGCAACCCAAGGAATCGGCCAAACGCGACCGGGCTCTGGACCGCGCGCACCTGCTGGCCCTGCTGGACCGGTTCGGCGCACAGCATCCAAGCCCGGACGCCACGCATTACTTTGCCAAACTGGGCCTGTTTCACCTGAAATGGGAAAGCCATACGGAATTCGTGACCTATACCGCGTTCATGGAAAACGGTGTGGACCGCCCGTTTGACCCTGCCGCCTGGGATGTGTTTCCCGACGATTGGCTGGAAGAGGCGCCGGGCGTGCGCATCACCTCGGCCCATATCCGGTTTGCCAACGCGCCCCGGGACGAGGATGCCATCACCGATCAGATCAAGGAATGGTTCGTGCCCGAAAGCCTCGCCGCGTCCCGGGTTCTTGATGATACGGCGATCATCGCAGGCGATTTTCGCATCGACACTGCAGGTCACATGCGGTTCGCGGTGTTCACCAACCCCGATACCGGCAATCGCCGCATCGGGCGCATTGTCCAGCGGATCTGCGAGATTGAGACCTATAAGGCCATGTCGATGTTGGGCCTGCCCCGCGCCCGCACCATCTCGCACCGGATGGGAGAGATTGACGCCACCCTCTCGGCCCTGGTCAGCGACCTGTCCGGCGATCTGACCAAGCCGGATGAGACGCTGTCCGCCCTGCTGACCGCCGCGGCGGAGCTGGAGCAGTTGCAGACCGAAAGCGCCTTCCGCTTTGGCGCGACCGGGGCTTATGAGGCGCTGGTCAACCAACGGATCGAAGTGCTGCGGGAGGATCGCTTCCGGGGCCGCCAGACCTTCGGCGAATTCATGATGCGCCGTTTTGATCCGGCCATGCGGACCGTGAAGGCGACGGAGCGGCGGTTGCAAAGCATGACCGACCGCGCGATCCGGGCGGGCGATCTGTTGCGGACCCGCGTGGACGTCGACCGCTCGGCCCAGAACCAGCAATTATTGGAATCGATGGACGCACGATCCGACTTGCAATTGAGGTTGCAAAAGACCGTTGAGGGTCTGTCGATCGTGGCGATCAGCTATTACGCCGTGTCTCTTGCGGGCTATGTTCTGGCCCCCCTGGCAGATCCCCTGGGGGTGGACGAGGCGATCTTGACGGCCATGGCTGTGCTGCCCGTGGTCACCGTCGTGTGGATGGCCCTGCGCGCGATCCGGCGGTCCATCGAGAAGTAG
- the argE gene encoding acetylornithine deacetylase has protein sequence MSHVLSPRELLSKLVAFPTVSRDSNLELVDWVADYLASHGIDSARDLDDTGQKASLFAHVGPQEPGGIILSGHTDVVPVDGQSWVTDPFWVTEKDGKLYGRGTCDMKGFDALAIWGLVEAKRRGVTRPLQLGLSRDEEIGCVGAPPMIEAMAGLPRASMAIIGEPTNMGIINGHKGGTGFDLHFRGFEVHSSLAYQGVSAVMESARLIQWCNEVNEASAANADPASPFNPPYSTLHVGMIEGGTAHNITAKDCVFVLSLRALPSEDIGAWREKILAEIARIEAGMKAVRPEAEIRATPRWDVPGLRAEDGGEAEDMVRKLTGLNSNGVVSFGTEAGQFQAAGYSAVVCGPGSIEQAHQANEYITLDQFQQGEAFMEKLLSEVA, from the coding sequence ATGTCGCATGTCCTCTCCCCCCGTGAGCTTTTGTCCAAACTGGTGGCCTTTCCCACCGTCAGCCGGGACAGCAATCTGGAGCTGGTCGATTGGGTGGCCGATTACCTGGCAAGTCACGGCATCGACAGCGCGCGGGATCTGGACGACACCGGGCAGAAGGCGTCCTTGTTTGCCCATGTCGGCCCGCAAGAGCCCGGGGGAATTATCCTGTCGGGCCATACCGATGTCGTGCCCGTGGATGGGCAATCATGGGTGACGGACCCGTTCTGGGTGACCGAGAAAGATGGCAAGCTTTATGGGCGCGGGACCTGCGACATGAAGGGGTTCGACGCGCTGGCGATCTGGGGTCTGGTGGAGGCCAAGCGACGTGGGGTGACGCGCCCGCTGCAACTGGGGCTGTCGCGCGATGAGGAGATCGGCTGCGTCGGCGCCCCCCCGATGATTGAAGCGATGGCGGGCCTGCCCCGGGCGTCAATGGCCATTATCGGAGAGCCCACGAATATGGGCATCATCAACGGCCACAAAGGCGGCACCGGGTTTGACCTGCATTTCCGCGGGTTTGAGGTGCATTCCTCGCTCGCCTACCAAGGCGTCTCGGCGGTAATGGAATCGGCCCGGCTGATCCAGTGGTGCAACGAGGTGAACGAGGCCTCTGCCGCCAATGCAGACCCCGCCTCTCCGTTCAATCCGCCGTATTCCACGTTGCATGTGGGCATGATCGAAGGGGGCACCGCCCACAACATCACCGCCAAGGATTGTGTCTTCGTCCTGTCGCTGCGCGCTTTGCCATCGGAAGACATCGGGGCCTGGCGCGAGAAGATCCTGGCAGAAATTGCCCGGATCGAGGCAGGCATGAAAGCGGTCCGGCCCGAGGCCGAAATCCGTGCGACACCGCGCTGGGACGTTCCCGGCCTGCGCGCCGAAGACGGGGGCGAGGCCGAAGATATGGTGCGCAAGCTGACCGGCCTCAATTCCAACGGCGTCGTCAGCTTCGGCACGGAAGCCGGGCAATTCCAGGCGGCGGGCTATTCGGCTGTGGTCTGCGGGCCGGGCTCCATCGAGCAGGCTCATCAGGCCAACGAATACATCACACTCGACCAGTTCCAGCAGGGCGAAGCGTTCATGGAGAAGCTTCTGTCCGAGGTCGCATGA
- the moaA gene encoding GTP 3',8-cyclase MoaA has protein sequence MTHAFSQAAPLIDPFARAITYLRVSVTDRCDFRCVYCMSENMQFLPKKELLTLEELDRMCSTFIRLGVRKLRITGGEPLVRRDIMTFFQGMKRHLDTGDLEELTLTTNGSQLARFAEPLVAAGVKRINISLDTIDEKKFAEITRWGRLKQVMDGIDAALAAGLKVKINAVALKGFNEDELFTLQDWCLERGMDLTFIEVMPMGDLGNEDRLDQYWSLNDLRARLAERFTLIDLAERTGGPARYVQLQETGQKIGFITPLSHNFCESCNRVRLTCTGQLYMCLGQEDMADLRAPLRASAPDRDGEDSLLEERIRAAIGRKPKGHDFDYSRQSVDGQMSRHMSHTGG, from the coding sequence ATGACCCATGCATTTTCCCAGGCCGCCCCCCTGATTGATCCCTTCGCGCGCGCGATCACCTACCTGCGCGTCAGCGTCACCGACCGCTGCGATTTCCGCTGCGTCTATTGCATGTCCGAGAACATGCAGTTCCTGCCCAAGAAGGAACTTCTGACGCTGGAGGAGCTGGACCGCATGTGTTCCACCTTCATCCGTCTGGGCGTGCGTAAGCTGCGGATCACCGGGGGCGAACCGTTGGTGCGCCGCGATATCATGACGTTTTTTCAGGGCATGAAGCGGCATCTGGACACGGGCGATCTGGAAGAATTGACGCTGACCACCAACGGCAGCCAGTTGGCCCGGTTTGCCGAGCCGCTGGTGGCCGCAGGCGTCAAGCGGATCAACATCTCCCTCGATACGATTGATGAGAAAAAATTCGCCGAAATCACCCGCTGGGGTCGCCTGAAACAGGTGATGGACGGCATCGACGCCGCCTTGGCCGCGGGCCTGAAGGTGAAAATCAACGCCGTGGCGCTCAAGGGGTTCAATGAGGATGAGTTGTTCACCCTGCAAGACTGGTGTCTGGAACGCGGCATGGACCTGACCTTCATCGAGGTCATGCCGATGGGCGATCTGGGCAATGAAGACCGGCTCGATCAATACTGGTCTCTCAACGACCTGCGCGCGCGTCTGGCCGAGCGGTTTACGCTGATTGATCTGGCCGAGCGCACCGGAGGACCCGCGCGCTATGTGCAATTGCAGGAGACCGGCCAGAAGATCGGCTTCATCACGCCGCTCAGCCACAATTTCTGCGAAAGCTGCAACCGCGTGCGCCTGACCTGCACGGGCCAGCTTTACATGTGCCTGGGCCAGGAAGACATGGCCGACCTGCGCGCGCCGCTGCGCGCCAGCGCCCCGGATCGCGACGGCGAGGACAGCTTGCTGGAGGAGCGCATCCGCGCCGCCATCGGGCGCAAGCCCAAAGGCCACGACTTCGACTATTCCCGCCAGTCCGTCGACGGCCAGATGTCCCGCCACATGAGCCACACCGGCGGGTGA
- a CDS encoding M20 aminoacylase family protein — protein MPVKNRFAELLPEITEWRRDLHEHPEILFETHRTSAIVAEKLKDFGCDEVVTGLGRTGVVGIIKGKTNASGKTLGLRADMDALPIFEDTGLDYASKTPGAMHACGHDGHTAMLLGAAKYLAETRNFDGTVAVIFQPAEEGGGGGKEMCDDGMMDRFGIDEVYGMHNWPGKPVGSFGIRAGAFFAATDTFEVQFKGKGGHAAKPNETIDTTVMAAHAVTALQTIVARNADPVSQIVVSVTSLETESKAFNVIPETVTMRGTVRTMSEDNRDLANKRVPEICEGVAAMMGGRAEVNYVRGYPVMVNSEEQTAFAAEVATSVSGDCADVPLVMGGEDFAFMLEERPGAYILVGNGDTAMVHHPKYNFNDEAIPAGCSWWAEIVEKRMPAA, from the coding sequence ATGCCAGTGAAGAACCGTTTTGCCGAACTGCTGCCTGAAATCACCGAATGGCGGCGCGACCTGCACGAGCATCCCGAAATCCTGTTCGAGACGCACCGGACCTCCGCCATCGTGGCCGAGAAGCTGAAGGATTTCGGTTGTGATGAGGTTGTGACGGGCCTGGGCCGCACCGGTGTGGTGGGGATCATCAAGGGCAAGACGAATGCCTCGGGCAAGACCCTTGGATTGCGGGCGGATATGGACGCGCTGCCGATCTTTGAGGATACGGGGCTGGATTATGCCTCCAAGACGCCCGGTGCCATGCACGCCTGCGGCCACGATGGCCATACGGCGATGCTTCTGGGCGCGGCGAAATACCTGGCCGAGACGCGGAACTTTGACGGCACTGTCGCGGTGATTTTCCAGCCCGCGGAAGAAGGCGGCGGCGGCGGCAAGGAGATGTGCGATGACGGCATGATGGACCGCTTCGGCATTGATGAAGTCTACGGCATGCACAATTGGCCCGGCAAACCCGTGGGCTCTTTCGGCATCCGCGCGGGCGCATTCTTCGCCGCCACCGACACGTTCGAGGTGCAGTTCAAGGGCAAGGGGGGCCACGCCGCCAAGCCCAACGAGACGATCGACACTACAGTCATGGCCGCCCATGCCGTCACTGCCCTGCAAACCATCGTGGCGCGCAATGCCGACCCGGTCAGCCAAATCGTCGTGTCGGTGACCTCGCTGGAGACCGAGAGCAAGGCCTTCAACGTGATCCCCGAAACGGTCACGATGCGGGGCACCGTGCGCACCATGTCCGAAGACAACCGTGACCTTGCCAACAAGCGTGTGCCGGAAATCTGCGAAGGGGTGGCCGCGATGATGGGCGGACGTGCGGAGGTGAATTACGTGCGCGGCTACCCGGTCATGGTGAATTCCGAGGAGCAGACGGCCTTCGCCGCCGAGGTCGCCACCAGCGTCTCGGGCGATTGCGCCGATGTGCCGCTGGTCATGGGCGGTGAGGATTTCGCCTTCATGCTGGAAGAGCGCCCGGGCGCTTATATCCTTGTAGGCAACGGCGACACGGCGATGGTCCACCACCCCAAATACAACTTCAACGACGAGGCGATCCCGGCGGGGTGCAGCTGGTGGGCCGAGATCGTGGAGAAACGGATGCCGGCGGCGTGA